One part of the Rutidosis leptorrhynchoides isolate AG116_Rl617_1_P2 chromosome 1, CSIRO_AGI_Rlap_v1, whole genome shotgun sequence genome encodes these proteins:
- the LOC139876118 gene encoding uncharacterized protein isoform X3, whose amino-acid sequence MAVDDIEPSRKRKKLSPIQKLTPHQKVEIRSLEDGFEGSWHSATVIDVKNQNLVVKFDHILCDDGSDNMVESIPVFVRNHERIRIRPVPPRFKDNIRCLHYGQCVDVFHQDAWWEGVIFDYNDLSEERYVFFPDIGDELRASINDIRLTRDWNVVTEEWNLCGDWVFLEVLEELELESPVLVSVKQIWYELRMKKRFEKDIKEWTFKVRDIWKETIKEVILDNLKLTMVHFFGSLQGKSVQNQNLDINKQFVDSIVKVKASFFDSLAVLPVDSNILPIEDNADTDDDDVGPPGFSKREIISTRIYDPSNNWTKVNESCMVEHDLAIQPKCCPDSIFQYYEYKNNDSRPPQALAVKVRQHLLYLGWKVEFKKDNNGSRTCQNVRYRYTSPNKKLYFSLNVLCADICNRSSEFASLESHKRAQLSMEVDSEYCPQAVVDYYSTTLDENHDWQQRRDVESMNLCDRAKKHLRAVGWLMSYADVMCRRPLYTSPNGKKFQSFRQACIYYIQNSSISDVNMEKSEGGESKKEKAVGKLIIKKKDGRFSIKAAAKRKESLFNVKLDEETESSSRKKHVLRSCKRVREENSPMQQTPRTVLSWLVDNNVIVPRSKVFYRCKKDGHTMKEGRVNRDGIKCSCCQMLFSVSKFEIHAGSSNKRPSANIFLEDGRSLLDCQLQLKSDQSAKLFKKEPRKIKGNRQKIINDNDYICSVCHYGGELVLCDQCPSSFHTRCLGLEEVPDGDWFCPSCCCRICNQNKYSDECEQDTDNKILNCEQCERRYHIGCVKRKEGFLKLASYPQVNWFCSLRCEEIHSGLNNLLGKPIPVGRDDLTWTILKHKRPDDVDHDITTIQEMAESYSKLNIAISVMHECFEPVKEPRTQRDIVEDVIFCRWSELNRLNFKGFYTVLLEKEDELISAASIRIYGEKVAELPLIGTRFRYRRSGMCHALMSVLEKKLVELGIERLVLPAVPSVLKTWTSSFGFSVMTESQKLDFLGYTFLDFQGTHMCQKYLNYGDQPSAESRVSQVEKIKESGIMVDQHSLSSITQDDQTINGTGSASLEILANDQPSHPHVQCQSQTSAECSIIESSNINENDNNRNNGHVLLKCYHRRKMVACGS is encoded by the exons ATGGCGGTTGACGACATTGAACcttcaagaaaaagaaaaaaacttTCACCCATTCAGAAGCTTACGCCTCACCAAAAAGTTGAA ATAAGGAGTCTTGAAGATGGTTTTGAAGGCTCATGGCACTCTGCAACTGTGATAGATGTTAAGAACCAGAATCTTGTTGTCAAATTCGATCACATTCTATGTGATGATGGTTCAGATAACATGGTCGAATCCATCCCAGTTTTCGTTCGTAATCATGAAAGAATAAGAATAAGGCCCGTGCCGCCTCGGTTTAAGGATAATATTAGGTGTCTTCATTATGGACAATGTGTTGATGTGTTTCATCAAGATGCATGGTGGGAAGGTGTTATTTTCGACTATAATGATTTGTCTGAAGAAAGATACGTTTTCTTTCCTGATATTGGTGATGAACTTAGGGCTTCAATTAACGACATACGGTTGACTCGTGATTGGAATGTAGTTACCGAAGAATGGAATTTATGTGGGGATTGGGTTTTTCTTGAAGTACTTGAGGAATTAGAGTTAGAATCGCCGGTTCTTGTTTCCGTTAAACAAATTTGGTATGAATTGAGAATGAAGAAACGTTTCGAGAAAGACATTAAGGAGTGGACATTTAAGGTTAGGGATATATGGAAAGAAACCATTAAAGAAGTGATTTTAGATAATTTAAAGTTAACAATGGTTCACTTTTTTGGTAGTTTGCAAGGGAAAAGTGTTCAAAATCAAAACTTGGATATAAACAAACAGTTTGTTGACTCGATTGTAAAAGTCAAAGCCTCTTTCTTTGATTCTCTTGCAGTTTTACCCGTTGATTCTAATATTTTACCCATCGAAGATAATGCTGATACCGATGATGATGATGTGGGTCCGCCTGGATTTTCAAAAAGAGAAATTATTAGCACCCGAATTTATGATCCAAGTAATAACTGGACCAAAGTCAACGAATCTTGTATGGTTGAACATGATCTAGCTATTCAACCTAAGTGCTGTCCCGATTCAATATTTCAATACTATGAGTATAAGAATAATGATTCTAGGCCTCCTCAAGCGTTAGCAGTGAAAGTTAGACAACACTTGTTGTATCTAGGTTGGAAAGTTGAGTTTAAAAAAGATAATAACGGGTCAAGAACATGTCAAAATGTTAGATATCGTTACACCAGCCCCAACAAAAAACTGTACTTTTCACTGAATGTTTTATGTGCGGATATATGTAACCGTTCATCTGAATTTGCTTCTCTAGAGTCACATAAACGGGCACAATTGTCAATGGAGGTTGACTCTGAATATTGTCCGCAGGCCGTGGTTGACTATTATTCGACTACGTTAGATGAAAATCATGATTGGCAGCAAAGGAGAGATGTTGAATCTATGAATTTGTGTGATAGGGCAAAGAAACATTTGCGTGCGGTTGGATGGTTAATGTCTTATGCTGATGTCATGTGTCGACGGCCTTTGTACACGTCACCAAACGGAAAAAAGTTCCAATCTTTTCGTCAAGCTTGCATTTATTacatacaaaatagtagtatttctGATGTAAATATGGAAAAAAGTGAAGGAGGAGAGAGTAAAAAAGAAAAGGCGGTTGGTAAACTCATAATCAAGAAAAAGGACGGTCGTTTTAGTATTAAAGCAGCAGCGAAAAGAAAAGAATCTTTGTTTAATGTAAAATTAGATGAAGAAACCGAAAGTTCTTCAAGAAAAAAACATGTGTTAAGGTCTTGCAAAAGGGTTCGTGAAGAGAATTCTCCAATGCAACAAACCCCTCGAACCGTTTTATCTTGGTTGGTAGATAATAATGTTATCGTACCAAGATCAAAAGTTTTTTACCGTTGTAAAAAAGATGGGCATACAATGAAAGAAGGCCGGGTAAATCGAGATGGGATTAAATGTAGTTGTTGTCAAATGCTTTTTAGTGTTTCAAAGTTTGAAATTCATGCTGGTAGCTCAAATAAACGACCTTCAGCTAACATATTTCTTGAAGATGGTCGTTCGTTACTAGATTGTCAATTGCAGCTCAAAAGTGATCAAAGTGCAAAACTTTTCAAGAAAGAACCTCGCAAAATAAAGGGTAATCGACAAAAAATAATAAACGATAACGATTATATTTGTTCTGTTTGTCATTATGGCGGGGAATTAGTTCTATGTGACCAATGCCCATCATCGTTTCACACAAGATGCCTAGGGTTAGAG GAGGTCCCGGATGGTGATTGGTTCTGCCCGTCATGCTGTTGCCGCATTTGTAACCAAAACAAATATAGTGATGAGTGTGAGCAAGATACGGATAATAAAATTCTGAATTGTGAACAGTGTGAAAGAAGAT ATCATATTGGGTGCGTAAAAAGAAAAGAAGGTTTCTTGAAACTAGCGAGTTATCCTCAAGTAAATTGGTTTTGTAGTCTGAGGTGCGAAGAG ATTCATTCCGGCCTTAACAATCTTTTGGGGAAACCGATTCCGGTGGGTAGGGATGATTTAACATGGACTATATTGAAACACAAGAGACCTGATGACGTGGACCATGACATCACAACTATCCAAGAAATGGCCGAGAGCTATAGCAAGCTAAATATTGCCATTAGTGTGATGCATGAGTGTTTTGAACCCGTAAAGGAacctcgcacccaacgagatataGTCGAAGATGTTATTTTCTGTAGATG GTCAGAACTAAACCGTTTGAACTTTAAGGGATTCTATACAGTTCTTCTGGAAAAAGAGGACGAACTAATTTCAGCAGCTTCAATAAG GATTTATGGAGAAAAAGTTGCGGAGCTCCCTCTTATTGGTACAAGATTTCGGTACCGTAGAAGTGGGATGTGTCATGCTCTAATGAGCGTGCTTGAGAAG AAACTTGTGGAATTAGGAATAGAAAGACTAGTTTTGCCTGCTGTTCCAAGTGTGCTTAAGACGTGGACGTCATCGTTTGGTTTCTCGGTGATGACTGAATCTCAAAAATTGGACTTTCTTGGCTACACGTTTCTTGATTTCCAAGGCACGCATATGTGTCAAAAATACTTGAATTACGGGGATCAACCTTCAGCAGAATCTAGAG TGTCTCAAGTAGAAAAAATCAAGGAGAGTGGTATAATGGTGGATCAGCATTCGTTAAG TAGTATTACTCAGGACGACCAGACCATTAATGGCACCGGCTCCGCTTCTCTTGAAATATTG GCAAATGATCAACCATCTCATCCTCATGTTCAATGTCAAAGTCAAACAAGTGCTGAGTGTTCTATCATTGAATCTtcaaatattaatgaaaatgacAACAATCGCAATAATGGACATGTTCTTCTGAAATGCTATCATCGGAGAAAGATGGTTGCTTGTGGGAGCTGA
- the LOC139876118 gene encoding uncharacterized protein isoform X4, whose protein sequence is MAVDDIEPSRKRKKLSPIQKLTPHQKVEIRSLEDGFEGSWHSATVIDVKNQNLVVKFDHILCDDGSDNMVESIPVFVRNHERIRIRPVPPRFKDNIRCLHYGQCVDVFHQDAWWEGVIFDYNDLSEERYVFFPDIGDELRASINDIRLTRDWNVVTEEWNLCGDWVFLEVLEELELESPVLVSVKQIWYELRMKKRFEKDIKEWTFKVRDIWKETIKEVILDNLKLTMVHFFGSLQGKSVQNQNLDINKQFVDSIVKVKASFFDSLAVLPVDSNILPIEDNADTDDDDVGPPGFSKREIISTRIYDPSNNWTKVNESCMVEHDLAIQPKCCPDSIFQYYEYKNNDSRPPQALAVKVRQHLLYLGWKVEFKKDNNGSRTCQNVRYRYTSPNKKLYFSLNVLCADICNRSSEFASLESHKRAQLSMEVDSEYCPQAVVDYYSTTLDENHDWQQRRDVESMNLCDRAKKHLRAVGWLMSYADVMCRRPLYTSPNGKKFQSFRQACIYYIQNSSISDVNMEKSEGGESKKEKAVGKLIIKKKDGRFSIKAAAKRKESLFNVKLDEETESSSRKKHVLRSCKRVREENSPMQQTPRTVLSWLVDNNVIVPRSKVFYRCKKDGHTMKEGRVNRDGIKCSCCQMLFSVSKFEIHAGSSNKRPSANIFLEDGRSLLDCQLQLKSDQSAKLFKKEPRKIKGNRQKIINDNDYICSVCHYGGELVLCDQCPSSFHTRCLGLEEVPDGDWFCPSCCCRICNQNKYSDECEQDTDNKILNCEQCERRYHIGCVKRKEGFLKLASYPQVNWFCSLRCEEIHSGLNNLLGKPIPVGRDDLTWTILKHKRPDDVDHDITTIQEMAESYSKLNIAISVMHECFEPVKEPRTQRDIVEDVIFCRWSELNRLNFKGFYTVLLEKEDELISAASIRIYGEKVAELPLIGTRFRYRRSGMCHALMSVLEKKLVELGIERLVLPAVPSVLKTWTSSFGFSVMTESQKLDFLGYTFLDFQGTHMCQKYLNYGDQPSAESRVSQVEKIKESGIMVDQHSLSITQDDQTINGTGSASLEILANDQPSHPHVQCQSQTSAECSIIESSNINENDNNRNNGHVLLKCYHRRKMVACGS, encoded by the exons ATGGCGGTTGACGACATTGAACcttcaagaaaaagaaaaaaacttTCACCCATTCAGAAGCTTACGCCTCACCAAAAAGTTGAA ATAAGGAGTCTTGAAGATGGTTTTGAAGGCTCATGGCACTCTGCAACTGTGATAGATGTTAAGAACCAGAATCTTGTTGTCAAATTCGATCACATTCTATGTGATGATGGTTCAGATAACATGGTCGAATCCATCCCAGTTTTCGTTCGTAATCATGAAAGAATAAGAATAAGGCCCGTGCCGCCTCGGTTTAAGGATAATATTAGGTGTCTTCATTATGGACAATGTGTTGATGTGTTTCATCAAGATGCATGGTGGGAAGGTGTTATTTTCGACTATAATGATTTGTCTGAAGAAAGATACGTTTTCTTTCCTGATATTGGTGATGAACTTAGGGCTTCAATTAACGACATACGGTTGACTCGTGATTGGAATGTAGTTACCGAAGAATGGAATTTATGTGGGGATTGGGTTTTTCTTGAAGTACTTGAGGAATTAGAGTTAGAATCGCCGGTTCTTGTTTCCGTTAAACAAATTTGGTATGAATTGAGAATGAAGAAACGTTTCGAGAAAGACATTAAGGAGTGGACATTTAAGGTTAGGGATATATGGAAAGAAACCATTAAAGAAGTGATTTTAGATAATTTAAAGTTAACAATGGTTCACTTTTTTGGTAGTTTGCAAGGGAAAAGTGTTCAAAATCAAAACTTGGATATAAACAAACAGTTTGTTGACTCGATTGTAAAAGTCAAAGCCTCTTTCTTTGATTCTCTTGCAGTTTTACCCGTTGATTCTAATATTTTACCCATCGAAGATAATGCTGATACCGATGATGATGATGTGGGTCCGCCTGGATTTTCAAAAAGAGAAATTATTAGCACCCGAATTTATGATCCAAGTAATAACTGGACCAAAGTCAACGAATCTTGTATGGTTGAACATGATCTAGCTATTCAACCTAAGTGCTGTCCCGATTCAATATTTCAATACTATGAGTATAAGAATAATGATTCTAGGCCTCCTCAAGCGTTAGCAGTGAAAGTTAGACAACACTTGTTGTATCTAGGTTGGAAAGTTGAGTTTAAAAAAGATAATAACGGGTCAAGAACATGTCAAAATGTTAGATATCGTTACACCAGCCCCAACAAAAAACTGTACTTTTCACTGAATGTTTTATGTGCGGATATATGTAACCGTTCATCTGAATTTGCTTCTCTAGAGTCACATAAACGGGCACAATTGTCAATGGAGGTTGACTCTGAATATTGTCCGCAGGCCGTGGTTGACTATTATTCGACTACGTTAGATGAAAATCATGATTGGCAGCAAAGGAGAGATGTTGAATCTATGAATTTGTGTGATAGGGCAAAGAAACATTTGCGTGCGGTTGGATGGTTAATGTCTTATGCTGATGTCATGTGTCGACGGCCTTTGTACACGTCACCAAACGGAAAAAAGTTCCAATCTTTTCGTCAAGCTTGCATTTATTacatacaaaatagtagtatttctGATGTAAATATGGAAAAAAGTGAAGGAGGAGAGAGTAAAAAAGAAAAGGCGGTTGGTAAACTCATAATCAAGAAAAAGGACGGTCGTTTTAGTATTAAAGCAGCAGCGAAAAGAAAAGAATCTTTGTTTAATGTAAAATTAGATGAAGAAACCGAAAGTTCTTCAAGAAAAAAACATGTGTTAAGGTCTTGCAAAAGGGTTCGTGAAGAGAATTCTCCAATGCAACAAACCCCTCGAACCGTTTTATCTTGGTTGGTAGATAATAATGTTATCGTACCAAGATCAAAAGTTTTTTACCGTTGTAAAAAAGATGGGCATACAATGAAAGAAGGCCGGGTAAATCGAGATGGGATTAAATGTAGTTGTTGTCAAATGCTTTTTAGTGTTTCAAAGTTTGAAATTCATGCTGGTAGCTCAAATAAACGACCTTCAGCTAACATATTTCTTGAAGATGGTCGTTCGTTACTAGATTGTCAATTGCAGCTCAAAAGTGATCAAAGTGCAAAACTTTTCAAGAAAGAACCTCGCAAAATAAAGGGTAATCGACAAAAAATAATAAACGATAACGATTATATTTGTTCTGTTTGTCATTATGGCGGGGAATTAGTTCTATGTGACCAATGCCCATCATCGTTTCACACAAGATGCCTAGGGTTAGAG GAGGTCCCGGATGGTGATTGGTTCTGCCCGTCATGCTGTTGCCGCATTTGTAACCAAAACAAATATAGTGATGAGTGTGAGCAAGATACGGATAATAAAATTCTGAATTGTGAACAGTGTGAAAGAAGAT ATCATATTGGGTGCGTAAAAAGAAAAGAAGGTTTCTTGAAACTAGCGAGTTATCCTCAAGTAAATTGGTTTTGTAGTCTGAGGTGCGAAGAG ATTCATTCCGGCCTTAACAATCTTTTGGGGAAACCGATTCCGGTGGGTAGGGATGATTTAACATGGACTATATTGAAACACAAGAGACCTGATGACGTGGACCATGACATCACAACTATCCAAGAAATGGCCGAGAGCTATAGCAAGCTAAATATTGCCATTAGTGTGATGCATGAGTGTTTTGAACCCGTAAAGGAacctcgcacccaacgagatataGTCGAAGATGTTATTTTCTGTAGATG GTCAGAACTAAACCGTTTGAACTTTAAGGGATTCTATACAGTTCTTCTGGAAAAAGAGGACGAACTAATTTCAGCAGCTTCAATAAG GATTTATGGAGAAAAAGTTGCGGAGCTCCCTCTTATTGGTACAAGATTTCGGTACCGTAGAAGTGGGATGTGTCATGCTCTAATGAGCGTGCTTGAGAAG AAACTTGTGGAATTAGGAATAGAAAGACTAGTTTTGCCTGCTGTTCCAAGTGTGCTTAAGACGTGGACGTCATCGTTTGGTTTCTCGGTGATGACTGAATCTCAAAAATTGGACTTTCTTGGCTACACGTTTCTTGATTTCCAAGGCACGCATATGTGTCAAAAATACTTGAATTACGGGGATCAACCTTCAGCAGAATCTAGAG TGTCTCAAGTAGAAAAAATCAAGGAGAGTGGTATAATGGTGGATCAGCATTCGTTAAG TATTACTCAGGACGACCAGACCATTAATGGCACCGGCTCCGCTTCTCTTGAAATATTG GCAAATGATCAACCATCTCATCCTCATGTTCAATGTCAAAGTCAAACAAGTGCTGAGTGTTCTATCATTGAATCTtcaaatattaatgaaaatgacAACAATCGCAATAATGGACATGTTCTTCTGAAATGCTATCATCGGAGAAAGATGGTTGCTTGTGGGAGCTGA
- the LOC139876118 gene encoding uncharacterized protein isoform X2, whose protein sequence is MAVDDIEPSRKRKKLSPIQKLTPHQKVEIRSLEDGFEGSWHSATVIDVKNQNLVVKFDHILCDDGSDNMVESIPVFVRNHERIRIRPVPPRFKDNIRCLHYGQCVDVFHQDAWWEGVIFDYNDLSEERYVFFPDIGDELRASINDIRLTRDWNVVTEEWNLCGDWVFLEVLEELELESPVLVSVKQIWYELRMKKRFEKDIKEWTFKVRDIWKETIKEVILDNLKLTMVHFFGSLQGKSVQNQNLDINKQFVDSIVKVKASFFDSLAVLPVDSNILPIEDNADTDDDDVGPPGFSKREIISTRIYDPSNNWTKVNESCMVEHDLAIQPKCCPDSIFQYYEYKNNDSRPPQALAVKVRQHLLYLGWKVEFKKDNNGSRTCQNVRYRYTSPNKKLYFSLNVLCADICNRSSEFASLESHKRAQLSMEVDSEYCPQAVVDYYSTTLDENHDWQQRRDVESMNLCDRAKKHLRAVGWLMSYADVMCRRPLYTSPNGKKFQSFRQACIYYIQNSSISDVNMEKSEGGESKKEKAVGKLIIKKKDGRFSIKAAAKRKESLFNVKLDEETESSSRKKHVLRSCKRVREENSPMQQTPRTVLSWLVDNNVIVPRSKVFYRCKKDGHTMKEGRVNRDGIKCSCCQMLFSVSKFEIHAGSSNKRPSANIFLEDGRSLLDCQLQLKSDQSAKLFKKEPRKIKGNRQKIINDNDYICSVCHYGGELVLCDQCPSSFHTRCLGLEEVPDGDWFCPSCCCRICNQNKYSDECEQDTDNKILNCEQCERRYHIGCVKRKEGFLKLASYPQVNWFCSLRCEEIHSGLNNLLGKPIPVGRDDLTWTILKHKRPDDVDHDITTIQEMAESYSKLNIAISVMHECFEPVKEPRTQRDIVEDVIFCRWSELNRLNFKGFYTVLLEKEDELISAASIRIYGEKVAELPLIGTRFRYRRSGMCHALMSVLEKKLVELGIERLVLPAVPSVLKTWTSSFGFSVMTESQKLDFLGYTFLDFQGTHMCQKYLNYGDQPSAESRDAIIAVSEVSQVEKIKESGIMVDQHSLSITQDDQTINGTGSASLEILANDQPSHPHVQCQSQTSAECSIIESSNINENDNNRNNGHVLLKCYHRRKMVACGS, encoded by the exons ATGGCGGTTGACGACATTGAACcttcaagaaaaagaaaaaaacttTCACCCATTCAGAAGCTTACGCCTCACCAAAAAGTTGAA ATAAGGAGTCTTGAAGATGGTTTTGAAGGCTCATGGCACTCTGCAACTGTGATAGATGTTAAGAACCAGAATCTTGTTGTCAAATTCGATCACATTCTATGTGATGATGGTTCAGATAACATGGTCGAATCCATCCCAGTTTTCGTTCGTAATCATGAAAGAATAAGAATAAGGCCCGTGCCGCCTCGGTTTAAGGATAATATTAGGTGTCTTCATTATGGACAATGTGTTGATGTGTTTCATCAAGATGCATGGTGGGAAGGTGTTATTTTCGACTATAATGATTTGTCTGAAGAAAGATACGTTTTCTTTCCTGATATTGGTGATGAACTTAGGGCTTCAATTAACGACATACGGTTGACTCGTGATTGGAATGTAGTTACCGAAGAATGGAATTTATGTGGGGATTGGGTTTTTCTTGAAGTACTTGAGGAATTAGAGTTAGAATCGCCGGTTCTTGTTTCCGTTAAACAAATTTGGTATGAATTGAGAATGAAGAAACGTTTCGAGAAAGACATTAAGGAGTGGACATTTAAGGTTAGGGATATATGGAAAGAAACCATTAAAGAAGTGATTTTAGATAATTTAAAGTTAACAATGGTTCACTTTTTTGGTAGTTTGCAAGGGAAAAGTGTTCAAAATCAAAACTTGGATATAAACAAACAGTTTGTTGACTCGATTGTAAAAGTCAAAGCCTCTTTCTTTGATTCTCTTGCAGTTTTACCCGTTGATTCTAATATTTTACCCATCGAAGATAATGCTGATACCGATGATGATGATGTGGGTCCGCCTGGATTTTCAAAAAGAGAAATTATTAGCACCCGAATTTATGATCCAAGTAATAACTGGACCAAAGTCAACGAATCTTGTATGGTTGAACATGATCTAGCTATTCAACCTAAGTGCTGTCCCGATTCAATATTTCAATACTATGAGTATAAGAATAATGATTCTAGGCCTCCTCAAGCGTTAGCAGTGAAAGTTAGACAACACTTGTTGTATCTAGGTTGGAAAGTTGAGTTTAAAAAAGATAATAACGGGTCAAGAACATGTCAAAATGTTAGATATCGTTACACCAGCCCCAACAAAAAACTGTACTTTTCACTGAATGTTTTATGTGCGGATATATGTAACCGTTCATCTGAATTTGCTTCTCTAGAGTCACATAAACGGGCACAATTGTCAATGGAGGTTGACTCTGAATATTGTCCGCAGGCCGTGGTTGACTATTATTCGACTACGTTAGATGAAAATCATGATTGGCAGCAAAGGAGAGATGTTGAATCTATGAATTTGTGTGATAGGGCAAAGAAACATTTGCGTGCGGTTGGATGGTTAATGTCTTATGCTGATGTCATGTGTCGACGGCCTTTGTACACGTCACCAAACGGAAAAAAGTTCCAATCTTTTCGTCAAGCTTGCATTTATTacatacaaaatagtagtatttctGATGTAAATATGGAAAAAAGTGAAGGAGGAGAGAGTAAAAAAGAAAAGGCGGTTGGTAAACTCATAATCAAGAAAAAGGACGGTCGTTTTAGTATTAAAGCAGCAGCGAAAAGAAAAGAATCTTTGTTTAATGTAAAATTAGATGAAGAAACCGAAAGTTCTTCAAGAAAAAAACATGTGTTAAGGTCTTGCAAAAGGGTTCGTGAAGAGAATTCTCCAATGCAACAAACCCCTCGAACCGTTTTATCTTGGTTGGTAGATAATAATGTTATCGTACCAAGATCAAAAGTTTTTTACCGTTGTAAAAAAGATGGGCATACAATGAAAGAAGGCCGGGTAAATCGAGATGGGATTAAATGTAGTTGTTGTCAAATGCTTTTTAGTGTTTCAAAGTTTGAAATTCATGCTGGTAGCTCAAATAAACGACCTTCAGCTAACATATTTCTTGAAGATGGTCGTTCGTTACTAGATTGTCAATTGCAGCTCAAAAGTGATCAAAGTGCAAAACTTTTCAAGAAAGAACCTCGCAAAATAAAGGGTAATCGACAAAAAATAATAAACGATAACGATTATATTTGTTCTGTTTGTCATTATGGCGGGGAATTAGTTCTATGTGACCAATGCCCATCATCGTTTCACACAAGATGCCTAGGGTTAGAG GAGGTCCCGGATGGTGATTGGTTCTGCCCGTCATGCTGTTGCCGCATTTGTAACCAAAACAAATATAGTGATGAGTGTGAGCAAGATACGGATAATAAAATTCTGAATTGTGAACAGTGTGAAAGAAGAT ATCATATTGGGTGCGTAAAAAGAAAAGAAGGTTTCTTGAAACTAGCGAGTTATCCTCAAGTAAATTGGTTTTGTAGTCTGAGGTGCGAAGAG ATTCATTCCGGCCTTAACAATCTTTTGGGGAAACCGATTCCGGTGGGTAGGGATGATTTAACATGGACTATATTGAAACACAAGAGACCTGATGACGTGGACCATGACATCACAACTATCCAAGAAATGGCCGAGAGCTATAGCAAGCTAAATATTGCCATTAGTGTGATGCATGAGTGTTTTGAACCCGTAAAGGAacctcgcacccaacgagatataGTCGAAGATGTTATTTTCTGTAGATG GTCAGAACTAAACCGTTTGAACTTTAAGGGATTCTATACAGTTCTTCTGGAAAAAGAGGACGAACTAATTTCAGCAGCTTCAATAAG GATTTATGGAGAAAAAGTTGCGGAGCTCCCTCTTATTGGTACAAGATTTCGGTACCGTAGAAGTGGGATGTGTCATGCTCTAATGAGCGTGCTTGAGAAG AAACTTGTGGAATTAGGAATAGAAAGACTAGTTTTGCCTGCTGTTCCAAGTGTGCTTAAGACGTGGACGTCATCGTTTGGTTTCTCGGTGATGACTGAATCTCAAAAATTGGACTTTCTTGGCTACACGTTTCTTGATTTCCAAGGCACGCATATGTGTCAAAAATACTTGAATTACGGGGATCAACCTTCAGCAGAATCTAGAG ATGCTATTATTGCCGTTTCTGAAGTGTCTCAAGTAGAAAAAATCAAGGAGAGTGGTATAATGGTGGATCAGCATTCGTTAAG TATTACTCAGGACGACCAGACCATTAATGGCACCGGCTCCGCTTCTCTTGAAATATTG GCAAATGATCAACCATCTCATCCTCATGTTCAATGTCAAAGTCAAACAAGTGCTGAGTGTTCTATCATTGAATCTtcaaatattaatgaaaatgacAACAATCGCAATAATGGACATGTTCTTCTGAAATGCTATCATCGGAGAAAGATGGTTGCTTGTGGGAGCTGA